The Cytobacillus sp. NJ13 sequence GATAGATGTTCCGACAAATTCGGCCCCAATCAGCTTTGCATTTGGATCATTATAGTCTGTTAGAATATTGGAAGCCCAGCTTGCATGAACATCCCCAGTCAGAACAATTAGGTTTCCGATATTGTTTGAAGCAGCAAAATCAGCCAAACGCTGCCGGGCAGCAGGGTAACCATCCCAGGAATCCATGCTGAACTTCGGCGAAGCACTTGTCCCAAAATTCCTCTGCGCAAAGAATACCTGCTGTGCTAATACATTCCAATGAGCTTTGGAGCTTTTAAGATTGCCTTCAACCCACTGTTCTTGTTCTTTGCCGAGAAGAGTGCGGTTTGGATCAAGCGACTCCGGCGTATGAGGCTTGCTTCCATCCCCATTTGCCTGGTCATCCCGATACTGGCGTGAATCAAGCACAAGGAAGGATGCAAGGCTGCCATAGCTGAATTCCCTATACAGCTGCATACCATCACTGTTTGGCATGGAAGATAGCCGGAGCGGCATGTGCTCGTAGTATGCCTGATAAGCAGCCGTACGGCGTTTAATGAACTCTTCAGCTGACTGGCCTTTCTCCGGAATCCCTGCTGCATAGTTATTTTCCACCTCGTGGTCATCCCAAGTTACTACCCAAGGAAAAGCAGCATGAGCTTCTCTCAGATGCGGATCAGTTTTGTACTGGGCATGGCGATTCCGGTAATCTTCTATAGAGATAATTTCCGGTCCGCTATGGTGGCGAACGTTTCCGGTTGGTGAAATATATTCATTTGGTCCATATTCATATATGTAGTCGCCAAGGTGAATGACAAAATCCAGATTTTCCTTTGCCATATGCTGATAGGCTGTAAAAAATCCATGTTCATACTGCTGGCATGAAGCAAATGCAAATGATAGCCCGGATACTTTGGCACCCGCAGCCGGAAGCGTCTTTGTTTTGCCGATTGGGCTTAGTTCATTGCCGCTTTTAAAACGATAATAATAGACAGTGTCCGGCATTAAGCCTTCTGCCTCCACGTGCACTGAATGCGCCAAATCCGGCACTGCAATTTCTGTTCCGCGTTTAACAACCTTACGGAAGTGTTCATCTTCAGCAAGTTCCCAATTGACCGGTACAGCATGGTTAGGCATCCCGCCTCCATTAAGCGGATCTGGTGCAAGCCTTGTCCATAAAACTACACTGTCTGAAAGAGGATCTCCTGAAGCAACACCGAGTGTAAAAGGATACCTGCTGAACTTAGGGGCAGCATCAACAGTTAAATTGCCCACCCCTAATGATTGCGCCATAGCCAGGGCAAGCGAGAAACCGGCAATTTTCCCTGCACCAGATAAAAAGCTCCGGCGGTCAATGTCCCTCTTCAAGTTCTCTTCATTAAACTTCTTGATTAAATCATCAATCGACCTTTCATTGTTCATTTTCTTCACCTCTTAATTCAATCTGGATTCACATTTGATTATAAGAGGCATTTTTTAAAGCAATATGAAGATGTGTAAAGGAGAATGACAATACCTCTGCCTATTTTATCAGGACTTTTGTAAGGATTTGGTTATTCATTCAACCTATAATCCAGACTTGCAGCCAAAATGCCTTTGTTCCCCTGTATCATTTGTCCCAACTATTTTTACAATATATACATAGAATATTAACGAATCCTGTCAAAATCTTTTAGTTTACTAATCTATAAATAGTGGTTATGATGATAGTTATAATCTTCAAAAGGGGTGAGGGAATGAAAAAAATGAAGTTAATGCCATTCTTAATGCTGTCTGTATTTTTAACCTTCCTCATCACCCAGTACCCTGGTGTTCATTTTAATGATATTCCAATGGACCAAAGCAAAGCGGTAACTGTTTCAGACTCTACCGAGAGCTTTCTATTAAAAGATGATCCTAAAAAACATATCTTCATGCAGGATCTGATTTCTTTAGCCATCACAATCCTAACCATTATCCTTTTTATATACAGTGCCCTGCACATCATCGCCCGCAGGAAAAAGATATTCTATACTCCCATCTTCTACGAGGCGAATTATGTAATCCACACTCCTTAATTGTCCAACAAAACAATTAAAGGAGGAAACGAATAATGTGGATTCGATTCTTAATGATTGGGTTATTTTCATTAACAGCTTCCAGCCTGTTCTTTTATCAGGGAATGGAAATGTACCATGCATTCACAGATTTCTTTAAACAAAAATAAGAAGTTGGCGTCCAGGGATTCCCTGGGCGTTTTTAATTCTTTCTATCAAGAGGAAACTACCTATCTGCATTAGTTCCCTTCGCCCTATTTTCTCTCCTCTGAGGCGCTATTCACCTTGATTTGTTCCCTTCATTCCCTCTTGCCTCTCCTCAAAGGCACTATTCATCCTTATTTGTTCCCTTCACTCCCTCTTTTTTCTCCTCAAAGGCATTATTATCCCTCATTAGCTCCCATCGTTCTTTCCCTGCTCTTCCTACAGGCACTAATCCTAAATACATCTCCCTCCATTTTCACTTTTTAACTCAGCTCAAAAAAACACCCGGCCTGTTTTATTCCCAGGCCGGGTGTTCATTCTTACTGTGCTTTTGCATATTTATCGTCTATTTTCTTTTCGATTTTCTCAAGCTCCCGGCTATCTTTTAAAAGCTCTTCTTTATTTGCCTTAATCATTTCAAGCATTGATAATTTTTTCTTTTTCATTTCTGCTCACCTTCTCTCATGATGTCTGTAATCTCCTGGATGCTGAATCTATTTTTTTTGACAGAGTATGGTGTCTGTCTGTCACCTAAAAAACGATCGTCTTATTTCCATGAACAATGACTTTGTCTTCCACATGCCAGGCGACTGCCTGGGCGAGAACCTGTCTTTCCACGTGACGTCCTGCAATTTTGAGATCCTGTGCAGTGTGTCGGTGGTTAACCCGCTGGACATCCTGCTCAATGATCGGGCCTTCATCCAAATCATTCGTTACATAATGAGCTGTTGCCCCAATCAGCTTTACTCCGCGGTTAAACGCCCGTGCATAAGGATTGGCTCCCACGAAGGCTGGCAGAAAGCTATGATGGATATTGATAATCCTGTTTGGATATTTGGAAATAAAGCTAGGCGAAAGGATCTGCATATATCTCGCCAGTACAATGAAATCCACTTTTCCATCCAGCAGCTCCACCGACTTTTGCTCGGCTTCAGCTTTAGTGTCAGGCGTAATCGGAACATGATGATAAGGTATTCCGAAACCCTCCACCACTTCCCTCATGTCGGGATGATTGCTGATCACCAAGGGAATATCCACTTCAAGCTCCTTCGATTTCCAGCGCCATAGCAGCTCCAGCAGACAGTGATCCATTTTAGAAACAAATATGGCCATCCGCTTGCGCTCGCCTTTGCCGCTCAGCTTCCACTCCATCGAGTAATCCCTGGCCATTTCAGGCAGATCCTCTTTCAGTTTTGAAAAAGACTCATCAAAATGATTCATATCGAATTCAATCCGCATAAAGAAGATGCCTGCCAGCGGATCGGTTGTATGCTGGTCAAAATGGACAATATTAGCCTTATGCTCCAGCAGGAAATTGGAGACTGTGGAGATAATGCCTGGCCTCTCAGGACAGGATATCAGCAATGTCGCCCGGCTTGCGTTAATATTTGTATTCATATAGATTCCTCCATCTGCAATTCCTGAAGCTGCCATCCATATAAAAAGGACAGAAAAAAGGCGGCTTCTTCATCCCCCTTCCCTGTCCTTTTACCTGAGAGTTTGACCCCTTTGGTGTCGCAGGATTCCTGCGCGCTCTCCAGAGATGCGTCCGACTGCGGTTCTGTCTACCTGAGAGATTGGCTTCAAGGGTATTTTTGAAGCTTGCTCCTTCGGTGGCTACTGAATGCTCTCTCCCGCAGCCGTCATTCGCTCAATATTTTCGTTATTTTCAGAATAATACATTATTTAAACTATGTCAATCGTACTGCGTTTCTTTCACAAAATTGCCACAATTATAATCTGACTATTTTCTTACAAGATCGTTATAATTTGCTTTAGAATAAAGGGCTGATAAAAAAAAGCCTGAAGACAATGTCTCCAAGCAGTTTTCTATACAGCCGCTTTCGGTTTTGGCTCCTTTTTTTGCCAGGCAATCGTGATAAACAGTGTAACGATCAATAGGGCCAGACCGAGAACAAACGGATAGGTTATCCGCACATCGTAAAGTACACCGGCAATCGTTGGACCAAGCACGTTTCCAATACTCATATAAGCATTATTCATACCCATCGCAAATCCCTGCTCATTGCCGGCCATTTTTGATATTAGTGTGGTTAAAACCGGACGCAGGATGGAAGTGGCAAGGAATATGATCAGCGAAATAACGAAGAAAAGCGCATAGCTTCCTGCAAACAGCGAGACAAGGAATCCTGACGCTGCAACAGCCAAAAAGATATTCAATACCTTTCCTTCTCCGAATTTATTAACCACCCGATCGACTACAAATAACTGAACAATAACACTAATGACCCCCGTTGAAGTCACCATAATGGCTATTTCCTGCGGAGTAGCAGCAAACTCATTATCAAGGTACAGTCCCAGCACAGATTCATACGCCATTAGCCCAAAACTCATCACCAATGTAATGACAAGCGGAATAAAATAAGGCTTCTTAACAGACATTGCCAGTTTCTTGACCATCGGTTCCTCTTCAGGCATCTCTCCTGGCACGGTCTGCAATGTGCTGCTTTCTTCAAGGAGCACAATTGAAAAAATAACAGCCACTAGAGATACAAGCGCTGAAATCAGAAATGGCATTTTCAAGCCGAAGTCTGCTAAAAACCCGCCAATTCCAGGCCCAACCACAATTCCAAGTGACATCGCAGCTGAGACAAGGCCATTCCCTTTTGCACGCTGCTCCATGGTAGTAATATCAGCAATGTAAGCAAAAATAGCAGGAATCAGCAAGGCTGCCCCAATGCCTCCAATGACACGTGAAAAGTAAAGCAGCCAAATGGAATCTACTGCATAAAAGACAAGCATGGATAATGTCAAACCAGCTAATCCGTAGATAATCATCTTTCTGCGGCCATACTGGTCAGCCCATTTCCCCGCAATGGGAGAAAAAATCAGCTGGGCACCCGCAAAAATGGCAATCATCAGGCCTGCTGCCGTTCCCCCCTGATTAATGGATTCCAAATAAGCCGGCAAAATCGGAATGATAATCCCAAAGCTTCCGATCGCAATAAACATATTGATCATCAATATGATCATCTTTTTCTTTTGATCCCCTGACATAGCGGATACCCCTCCTTCTATATGTGAAAAATTTACATTATTTTTTTCGGCACGCTAAATAGCTTATAATGAGACGGGCTGCTTTGTCAAAGGAAAAAAAAGAGAAGCTCCAGCATGTGCTGAAGCCTCTTGTATTTACCCCTTGAATTTGTCCGGGAATTGCTTCACAACCGCATCAGAAATAGCATCTGCCATCATGATAATATGCGTAATTCCATCATCAATCGAAACGATTCTGGCATCCCAATCTTTAACCAGGCTTGCTGTTAAATCATCCGTCACCAATTCAAGATGCGTGTATAGTAATTTTTTCACATCTTCATTTTTCAAATTAGGATTGGCTCCGCTTAGAAATGCAGCGATATCATCGGCATTCCGATGCCATTCTTTGTTCAGCTGATTCACTTTGGCGCCTTGCCCGCTCTTGGCAGCTTCAACAATATCTCCGGCAATAACGATATGCTCCTTAAGCAGCTCTGTAAGCTTATTTCCTGCAGCATCTCCATAATAAGGCTTTATTGAATTGCCGATGTCCTCCTGGTTTTTCAAGAGCCTTGCCAGAACCTGCTTCTGATCCTCCGCCCCGGCTGTTGTAGCACTTGTAATATAATTGCTTGTCCATAATACATGGTCGATCCATA is a genomic window containing:
- a CDS encoding alkaline phosphatase: MNNERSIDDLIKKFNEENLKRDIDRRSFLSGAGKIAGFSLALAMAQSLGVGNLTVDAAPKFSRYPFTLGVASGDPLSDSVVLWTRLAPDPLNGGGMPNHAVPVNWELAEDEHFRKVVKRGTEIAVPDLAHSVHVEAEGLMPDTVYYYRFKSGNELSPIGKTKTLPAAGAKVSGLSFAFASCQQYEHGFFTAYQHMAKENLDFVIHLGDYIYEYGPNEYISPTGNVRHHSGPEIISIEDYRNRHAQYKTDPHLREAHAAFPWVVTWDDHEVENNYAAGIPEKGQSAEEFIKRRTAAYQAYYEHMPLRLSSMPNSDGMQLYREFSYGSLASFLVLDSRQYRDDQANGDGSKPHTPESLDPNRTLLGKEQEQWVEGNLKSSKAHWNVLAQQVFFAQRNFGTSASPKFSMDSWDGYPAARQRLADFAASNNIGNLIVLTGDVHASWASNILTDYNDPNAKLIGAEFVGTSITSGGNGSDVRADTEKTLAENPHIKFFNNYRGYVRCQVTPEQWRADYRVLPLVTEPGADISTRASFVFEKDQAGLKQVSASAVPQGVRISAEVEEDRHHAHTRAHEKQLKKKREKVLH
- a CDS encoding FbpB family small basic protein; translated protein: MKKKKLSMLEMIKANKEELLKDSRELEKIEKKIDDKYAKAQ
- the purU gene encoding formyltetrahydrofolate deformylase, encoding MNTNINASRATLLISCPERPGIISTVSNFLLEHKANIVHFDQHTTDPLAGIFFMRIEFDMNHFDESFSKLKEDLPEMARDYSMEWKLSGKGERKRMAIFVSKMDHCLLELLWRWKSKELEVDIPLVISNHPDMREVVEGFGIPYHHVPITPDTKAEAEQKSVELLDGKVDFIVLARYMQILSPSFISKYPNRIINIHHSFLPAFVGANPYARAFNRGVKLIGATAHYVTNDLDEGPIIEQDVQRVNHRHTAQDLKIAGRHVERQVLAQAVAWHVEDKVIVHGNKTIVF
- a CDS encoding MFS transporter, whose translation is MSGDQKKKMIILMINMFIAIGSFGIIIPILPAYLESINQGGTAAGLMIAIFAGAQLIFSPIAGKWADQYGRRKMIIYGLAGLTLSMLVFYAVDSIWLLYFSRVIGGIGAALLIPAIFAYIADITTMEQRAKGNGLVSAAMSLGIVVGPGIGGFLADFGLKMPFLISALVSLVAVIFSIVLLEESSTLQTVPGEMPEEEPMVKKLAMSVKKPYFIPLVITLVMSFGLMAYESVLGLYLDNEFAATPQEIAIMVTSTGVISVIVQLFVVDRVVNKFGEGKVLNIFLAVAASGFLVSLFAGSYALFFVISLIIFLATSILRPVLTTLISKMAGNEQGFAMGMNNAYMSIGNVLGPTIAGVLYDVRITYPFVLGLALLIVTLFITIAWQKKEPKPKAAV
- a CDS encoding glycosyltransferase, which produces MKKLLIIGILLLLPLNMLAVPGNAAAQKPCITQSEVKFENEFRRLWIDHVLWTSNYITSATTAGAEDQKQVLARLLKNQEDIGNSIKPYYGDAAGNKLTELLKEHIVIAGDIVEAAKSGQGAKVNQLNKEWHRNADDIAAFLSGANPNLKNEDVKKLLYTHLELVTDDLTASLVKDWDARIVSIDDGITHIIMMADAISDAVVKQFPDKFKG